One window of Robiginitalea biformata HTCC2501 genomic DNA carries:
- a CDS encoding serine hydrolase domain-containing protein: MKTLDFFSDLFSDLRSCPLLFLTICIVSLSGLHSQDLKTADPQALGFSAERLERLDRAFDQYVAAGELPGGLILVARRDQVAYYRAFGHRDLESGAPMPENALFRIASQTKAIVSVGILLLQEEGRLLIQDPLSKYIPEFAETIVAINDDDGYREEPARRPITLRDLLTHTSGIGYGWGPAQEKWEEAGIMGWYFADREEPILETVRRIASLPMSAHPGEKTVYGYSTDILGAVIEVVSGQSLDVFLRERVFEPLGMEDTFFYVPPDKVGRLATVYNPQEGGGLKRAPDGAGMNTQGNYVKGPRKSFSGGAGLVSTAADYYRFLQMMENRGSYNGKQLLSPRTVDLMTVNHLGENVAYSAGRGFGLGFEVVTDMGRHGTYGSEGSYRWGGAYHSTYWVDPAEELIVVYFTQVRPNARVPDHALLRNLVYQALVD; this comes from the coding sequence ATGAAAACACTTGACTTTTTCAGCGACCTCTTCAGCGACCTCCGGAGTTGTCCATTGCTGTTCCTGACCATTTGCATCGTCAGCCTGTCAGGACTGCATAGCCAGGATTTAAAAACAGCGGATCCCCAGGCCCTCGGTTTTTCCGCCGAGCGCCTGGAACGCCTGGACAGGGCTTTTGACCAGTATGTAGCGGCGGGGGAACTACCGGGAGGCTTGATCCTGGTGGCGCGCCGCGATCAGGTAGCCTACTACCGGGCCTTTGGACACAGGGATTTGGAATCGGGCGCCCCCATGCCCGAAAATGCGCTGTTCCGGATTGCATCTCAGACAAAGGCAATTGTCAGTGTGGGGATCCTCTTACTGCAGGAAGAAGGCCGGTTACTGATCCAGGACCCCTTGTCCAAATACATTCCGGAATTCGCCGAAACAATTGTTGCCATTAATGACGACGACGGTTACCGGGAAGAGCCCGCCCGCCGACCCATAACCCTGCGCGACCTGCTGACGCATACCTCGGGGATCGGGTACGGCTGGGGTCCGGCCCAGGAAAAGTGGGAGGAAGCGGGTATAATGGGTTGGTATTTCGCGGATCGGGAGGAGCCCATCCTGGAAACGGTCCGTCGGATAGCTTCCCTGCCGATGAGCGCTCACCCGGGCGAAAAAACTGTCTATGGATACAGCACGGATATCCTCGGGGCCGTCATCGAGGTGGTCTCCGGGCAGTCGTTGGATGTATTCCTGAGGGAGCGGGTTTTTGAACCCCTGGGGATGGAGGATACGTTTTTCTATGTGCCTCCCGACAAGGTCGGACGCCTGGCGACGGTTTACAACCCGCAAGAAGGCGGAGGTCTTAAACGCGCCCCGGATGGCGCCGGCATGAATACCCAGGGCAATTATGTGAAGGGGCCACGAAAGAGTTTTTCAGGCGGTGCCGGCCTGGTGTCGACGGCAGCAGATTATTATCGCTTTCTCCAGATGATGGAAAACCGCGGCTCATATAACGGCAAACAACTGCTTTCCCCCCGAACCGTCGACCTGATGACGGTTAATCATCTGGGTGAAAATGTGGCGTACAGCGCCGGCAGGGGTTTCGGCCTGGGATTTGAAGTGGTCACCGATATGGGGAGGCACGGCACCTATGGGTCCGAAGGTTCCTACCGGTGGGGCGGGGCGTACCATTCCACGTACTGGGTAGACCCGGCCGAGGAACTGATCGTAGTCTACTTCACCCAGGTCCGGCCCAATGCCCGCGTACCCGATCACGCGCTCCTGCGCAACCTGGTCTACCAGGCTTTGGTGGATTAG
- a CDS encoding alpha-L-rhamnosidase-related protein, producing the protein MRITEFKVPLLIAALFATVSTAQTTGASASMPASQLTESHKANTPLPAASNRNPDLLHRWTARWISHPEDPGDTFGVFHFKKEIELDAKPDTFIIHISADNRYKLYINGTYVTFGPARGDRLNWRYTSLDLAPYLEPGINVLAATVWNFAEHRPVAQHSFRTGLIVQGDGEAERVADSDSTWMVTACRAFSPLPVQLNAYYVVGPGESFDGSAHHWDWQDPGFGLGFVPAREGEVGRPTMSLEKYGGIAGHVLMPRTIPLMEESPQEFQGVRRSNPAGLVEDNYNGTQVLTLPPNTTATFLLDQGHLTTAYPVVQYSGGKGSQISLTFAESLFHADGSKGNRNQVQGKSIVGNTDVILPDGGSGRVHEPLWWRTFRYVEVQITTRAEPLAIHRIHSRFTGYPFEEQAEFRVDANFEADAGFQSQNGFRADAKLLGEIWEVGWRTQRLCAGENYFDCPYYEQLQYAGDTRIQCLVSAYVSGDTRLFKNALLSYRDSKMPFGLTQSRYPSYDPQLIPTFSLVWIAMIHDYWMLTPDTETVRDLVPGMLSVLDWYEDHLEPNGMLGKLEWWNFVDWVVRDGWDAGVPPGARDGQSAVISLYYVYALRKGAELLEAFGYPQQARRYQTLADRVGDAVREQCWDAGRGLFADTPDKNYYSQHANVLAVLGGLVPKGGEEKLMERVLELEDMAPASYYFTFYVIEALQAAGMGDRYLETLAPWKTMLDNGLTTFAEEPEPTRSDCHAWSASPLYYFLSLVCGLQPAGPGFETVEFRPHLGPLPGVQGTIPHPAGKISVRFQKTDSGGLGGMIDLPAGVSGLLHWKGKEVSLRPGANEVQL; encoded by the coding sequence ATGCGAATCACGGAATTCAAGGTACCCCTGCTGATTGCAGCCCTTTTCGCCACGGTTTCAACAGCCCAAACCACAGGCGCATCTGCCTCGATGCCAGCATCCCAATTGACGGAATCCCATAAGGCGAATACCCCGCTTCCGGCGGCATCCAACAGGAACCCGGACCTCCTCCATCGGTGGACGGCGCGCTGGATCTCCCATCCGGAGGATCCCGGGGATACCTTCGGCGTATTCCATTTCAAAAAGGAGATTGAGTTGGACGCCAAACCAGACACTTTTATCATTCATATATCGGCAGATAACCGGTATAAACTCTATATCAACGGAACGTATGTGACATTCGGGCCCGCCCGGGGGGACCGGCTCAACTGGCGGTATACGAGCCTGGATCTCGCCCCCTATCTCGAGCCGGGCATCAATGTACTTGCAGCAACCGTCTGGAATTTTGCGGAACATCGCCCGGTGGCACAGCACAGTTTCCGTACCGGGTTGATCGTCCAGGGGGACGGGGAGGCAGAGCGCGTGGCGGATTCGGACAGCACGTGGATGGTAACTGCCTGCAGAGCATTCAGCCCGCTCCCCGTGCAACTCAATGCTTATTACGTAGTGGGGCCCGGAGAGTCCTTTGACGGATCGGCCCACCACTGGGATTGGCAGGATCCCGGATTCGGGCTGGGTTTTGTCCCCGCCCGGGAAGGGGAAGTCGGCCGACCCACCATGAGCCTGGAAAAATACGGGGGCATTGCCGGCCATGTCCTGATGCCGCGGACCATTCCCCTGATGGAAGAGTCCCCCCAGGAATTCCAGGGGGTACGACGCAGCAACCCGGCCGGCCTGGTGGAGGACAATTACAATGGGACCCAGGTGCTGACCCTCCCCCCAAACACGACAGCGACCTTCCTCCTGGACCAGGGCCACCTTACCACGGCCTACCCCGTGGTACAGTATTCCGGGGGCAAAGGGAGCCAAATTTCCCTGACCTTTGCGGAAAGCCTCTTCCACGCGGACGGCTCCAAGGGCAACCGCAACCAGGTTCAGGGGAAGTCCATCGTCGGGAATACCGACGTGATCCTTCCGGACGGGGGCAGCGGCAGGGTACATGAACCCCTTTGGTGGCGGACGTTTCGGTACGTCGAAGTACAAATAACCACCAGGGCGGAACCCCTGGCCATTCACCGGATCCACTCGCGGTTTACGGGGTACCCTTTTGAGGAACAGGCCGAATTCCGCGTTGATGCAAACTTTGAAGCCGATGCAGGATTTCAATCCCAAAACGGGTTCCGGGCGGATGCGAAACTGCTGGGTGAAATCTGGGAGGTGGGCTGGCGCACCCAACGGCTTTGTGCCGGGGAAAATTATTTTGACTGTCCCTACTACGAACAATTGCAATACGCCGGGGACACCCGGATACAGTGCCTGGTGTCTGCCTATGTGTCCGGGGATACGCGCCTTTTCAAGAATGCGCTGCTCTCCTACCGCGACTCGAAAATGCCCTTCGGGCTGACACAGAGCCGTTATCCGAGCTACGACCCCCAACTGATCCCCACCTTTTCCCTGGTCTGGATCGCCATGATCCACGATTACTGGATGCTCACCCCGGATACGGAAACAGTGCGCGACCTGGTTCCCGGGATGCTGAGCGTATTGGATTGGTATGAAGACCACCTGGAGCCGAACGGGATGCTCGGGAAACTCGAGTGGTGGAATTTTGTGGATTGGGTGGTTCGGGACGGCTGGGATGCCGGCGTCCCCCCCGGGGCACGGGACGGGCAGTCAGCTGTCATCAGCCTGTATTACGTCTATGCCCTGCGCAAGGGGGCCGAGTTACTGGAGGCTTTCGGGTACCCGCAGCAGGCACGCCGCTATCAAACCCTGGCCGACCGGGTCGGGGATGCCGTACGGGAACAGTGCTGGGATGCCGGGCGGGGATTATTCGCCGATACGCCGGACAAAAATTATTACAGCCAACATGCAAATGTCCTGGCTGTACTTGGAGGGCTTGTACCGAAAGGCGGAGAAGAGAAACTCATGGAACGGGTACTCGAGCTGGAGGATATGGCCCCGGCCTCCTATTACTTTACTTTTTACGTAATCGAAGCATTGCAGGCCGCCGGTATGGGCGACCGCTACCTGGAAACTCTGGCCCCGTGGAAAACCATGCTCGACAATGGCCTGACGACTTTTGCCGAGGAGCCCGAGCCCACGCGTTCGGACTGCCACGCCTGGAGCGCTTCCCCCCTATATTATTTCCTGTCGTTGGTGTGCGGGCTCCAGCCGGCCGGACCCGGATTTGAAACAGTGGAATTCCGGCCCCACCTCGGTCCGCTCCCGGGCGTTCAGGGAACCATCCCCCATCCGGCCGGGAAAATCTCGGTCCGTTTCCAAAAAACGGATTCCGGGGGTTTGGGCGGAATGATCGATCTACCGGCGGGGGTCTCGGGCCTCCTTCATTGGAAGGGAAAGGAAGTTTCCCTGCGTCCCGGGGCAAACGAGGTTCAGCTATAG
- a CDS encoding Gfo/Idh/MocA family protein gives MNNPDLPGPSRRKFIKASTLAASATMLPAFDLQAMAGILKNSKLKLALVGCGGRGTGAANQALQADPDVELVAMADLFEDRLASSYNSLAEAYQGTGKVRVKEKNKFVGFDGFKKAIDLADVVILATPPGFRPYHFTYAVENGRHVFMEKPVATDAPGIRKVLEAARLADEKNLNVVVGLQRHYQENYIQTLEKLRAGAIGKIRSGQVYWNSAGVWVRPREAGQSELEYQMRNWYYFNWVCGDHILEQHIHNIDVANWFIGEYPVSAQGMGGRLVRTGADHGEIYDHHFVEYTYPSGAVVASQCRHQPGTMYRVGECFQGTAGSVETNDAGVAKIFDLEGREQAAIANSEGHNPYQEEHNRLFASIREGGQINDAYNGAKSTLTAIMGRMATYSGQVIGWDEAMNSEVRLMPETVSWETTPPSLPDADGKYPVPMPGQYQAV, from the coding sequence ATGAACAATCCAGACCTTCCCGGCCCCAGCCGCAGAAAATTTATCAAAGCATCCACCCTGGCGGCTTCTGCAACGATGCTGCCGGCCTTTGACCTGCAAGCGATGGCCGGCATCCTCAAAAACTCGAAATTAAAGCTCGCCCTGGTGGGGTGCGGGGGCAGGGGAACGGGCGCTGCCAACCAGGCGCTGCAGGCCGACCCGGACGTGGAGTTGGTGGCTATGGCCGACCTGTTTGAAGACCGTCTGGCTTCCAGTTACAACAGCCTTGCGGAGGCCTACCAGGGTACCGGGAAGGTCCGGGTGAAGGAGAAAAATAAATTCGTTGGGTTTGACGGCTTTAAGAAAGCCATTGACCTGGCCGATGTAGTTATCCTGGCCACCCCGCCGGGATTCCGCCCCTACCATTTTACCTATGCGGTGGAAAACGGCAGGCACGTTTTTATGGAAAAACCGGTGGCTACTGATGCCCCGGGGATCCGCAAGGTACTGGAGGCCGCCCGGCTGGCGGATGAAAAAAATCTCAATGTCGTGGTCGGCCTCCAGCGCCATTACCAGGAAAACTATATTCAGACTCTTGAGAAGCTTCGGGCCGGGGCCATCGGGAAAATCCGATCCGGACAGGTTTACTGGAATAGCGCCGGTGTCTGGGTCCGCCCGCGGGAAGCCGGGCAATCGGAACTGGAGTACCAGATGCGCAACTGGTATTATTTTAACTGGGTTTGCGGCGACCATATCCTGGAGCAGCACATCCACAATATCGATGTGGCCAACTGGTTTATCGGGGAGTACCCGGTATCGGCCCAGGGGATGGGCGGCCGGCTGGTCCGTACCGGAGCCGATCACGGCGAGATCTACGACCACCATTTTGTGGAATATACCTATCCCAGCGGGGCAGTGGTAGCGAGCCAGTGCCGCCACCAGCCGGGTACCATGTACCGGGTGGGGGAGTGCTTCCAGGGCACTGCCGGATCGGTGGAGACCAATGATGCAGGTGTTGCTAAAATCTTCGACCTGGAAGGTAGGGAGCAGGCTGCCATTGCCAATTCCGAGGGGCACAATCCCTACCAGGAAGAGCACAACCGGCTTTTTGCCTCTATCCGGGAAGGGGGTCAGATCAACGATGCCTACAACGGGGCTAAAAGCACACTTACGGCAATTATGGGGCGCATGGCCACCTACAGCGGCCAGGTCATCGGTTGGGATGAAGCCATGAATTCGGAGGTTAGGCTGATGCCGGAGACGGTTAGCTGGGAGACAACCCCGCCTTCCCTGCCCGATGCGGACGGGAAGTACCCGGTCCCCATGCCCGGGCAATACCAGGCGGTTTAG
- a CDS encoding formylglycine-generating enzyme family protein, with protein MKIMIQGIAIGWLCLLAISSGNAQEAGYTETLAGTNLEIDMAAIPGGTYTPASRQAGVSPGIVRVDPFWMSSREITWGLYQAFLQRSADSEPQPARGSEVNLEVDAVSGATIPYVDMSLGMGTGEEFPVGNVTRKAASLFCKWLSAKTGNFYRLPTEAEWEYAARAGTDTPYFFGSRPDSLGRYAWYSGNSDGTYHPVGKKQPNPWGLYDIYGNVAEWTLDRFESGAFGNAASEFEPPVAEYPGVLRGGSYRDGPEALKNAARLASNPVWKQRDPQFPRSKFWFTDAPFAGFRIVRPQNPPEASDFSRYWDTK; from the coding sequence ATGAAGATAATGATTCAAGGGATTGCTATCGGGTGGTTGTGTCTGCTCGCAATTTCCAGCGGCAACGCTCAGGAAGCTGGCTATACGGAGACCCTGGCGGGTACAAACCTCGAAATCGACATGGCCGCCATACCCGGAGGGACGTATACCCCGGCCAGCCGGCAGGCGGGCGTTTCCCCCGGCATTGTACGGGTAGATCCCTTCTGGATGTCCTCCCGGGAAATCACCTGGGGCCTTTACCAGGCATTCCTGCAGCGATCTGCCGATTCGGAACCCCAGCCCGCACGGGGCAGCGAGGTAAACCTTGAAGTCGATGCGGTTTCCGGGGCCACCATACCCTATGTGGATATGAGCCTGGGGATGGGGACCGGTGAAGAATTCCCTGTCGGCAATGTCACCCGGAAGGCCGCCTCGCTTTTCTGTAAATGGCTCTCCGCAAAAACCGGGAACTTTTACCGGTTGCCAACGGAAGCGGAGTGGGAGTACGCGGCCCGGGCCGGGACGGATACCCCGTATTTTTTCGGCAGCCGGCCGGACAGCCTGGGGCGGTACGCCTGGTACAGCGGGAACAGCGACGGGACCTACCACCCGGTTGGGAAGAAGCAACCAAATCCCTGGGGGCTTTACGATATCTACGGGAATGTGGCGGAGTGGACCCTGGACCGTTTTGAATCCGGGGCGTTTGGAAACGCAGCATCTGAGTTTGAGCCCCCTGTTGCTGAGTACCCCGGCGTATTGAGGGGCGGCTCCTACAGGGACGGACCGGAGGCTTTAAAAAATGCGGCAAGGCTGGCCTCCAACCCGGTGTGGAAGCAGCGCGACCCGCAGTTTCCCCGGAGTAAATTCTGGTTTACGGATGCCCCGTTTGCCGGATTTCGCATTGTGCGCCCCCAGAATCCACCTGAAGCCTCGGACTTTTCCCGATATTGGGATACGAAATAA